A portion of the Paenibacillus marchantiae genome contains these proteins:
- a CDS encoding X2-like carbohydrate binding domain-containing protein, producing MMTFRKWISVILAFLIVGMLVPQYAIAESSAWELRSPLPTSQTMNTVAYGNNIFVAVGEYGTIVTSTDGVSWASPKSNTLFTLYSVVYGNGRFVAVGSSGTVLTSTDGVTWQSQKVGNTNMLSVTFGAGKFVAVGEAGLILLSSDGSTWVSQTSSATGYLWDVTYGGNWFVAVGLSGTRIVSKDGVSWKAYNSTNGDSYIGVTYGNNRFVAVDNQGAIVYSQSISDSSWTWAIGKNKGSSASEGFSDVSYGNGKFVAVGHGGKVYTSSDSASSWQVQTSGTGNNLNGVVYGSNKFVAVGIRGALFSSADGTIWTNRLQGSRQAIREISFINNHFVAVGPYGELFSSTDGTFWDRKLIDSSVGLTNIEYGNDTYVGVGFNGALLTSTDGTVWANRASTWTDAIYGLSYGAGKFVATGNAGKVWTSADGVIWASITSPTSNTLNDTIYAHDRFVAVGVGGTIITSPDGENWTLQTSGSQVNLKKLSYGSGKFVAVGESGTILTSVNGMDWVVQASGTANTLNGVGYGNGTFIAAGKSGLLLTSTNGTNWTTQASDRQEELNSVGYGNNTFVVVGQDGIILKKIVEANSMINPLEENFDKNTTSAGYVNVNVTLTLNGNMLTGIDNQASLLTAGEDYTVSGNIVTIKKAYLATQVVGTTSLNFTFSAGTSQTLDISIRDTTPQVATVSYGSGAHGTISGTSEQVTIGGHPVAVPTVTPASGYRFAGWSSDGGVTKFSSQQVAATKITADVTYTAHYTSFVMGDADGDGVVTPADALLLTMHIKGKITLTPEQLQALDMNGDGQWDEADIKAILAIAAGKG from the coding sequence ATGATGACATTCAGAAAATGGATCTCGGTGATATTAGCGTTCCTAATAGTAGGAATGCTGGTTCCGCAGTATGCAATAGCCGAGTCGTCCGCATGGGAACTTCGAAGTCCTCTGCCGACGTCTCAGACGATGAACACGGTGGCCTATGGAAATAACATCTTCGTGGCAGTGGGCGAGTATGGAACGATTGTTACTTCCACAGACGGTGTAAGCTGGGCGAGTCCCAAGAGCAATACGTTATTCACTTTGTATAGCGTTGTATATGGCAATGGGAGATTTGTGGCAGTGGGAAGCAGTGGAACGGTTCTCACCTCAACCGATGGAGTGACCTGGCAAAGTCAAAAGGTGGGGAATACCAATATGTTGAGTGTTACTTTTGGTGCCGGCAAATTTGTGGCAGTAGGAGAAGCGGGATTAATACTGCTGTCAAGTGATGGTTCCACCTGGGTTAGCCAAACCAGTAGCGCAACGGGCTATCTCTGGGACGTAACCTATGGTGGAAACTGGTTTGTTGCTGTTGGTTTATCTGGTACGAGGATTGTCTCGAAAGATGGAGTGTCCTGGAAGGCGTACAACAGCACCAATGGAGATTCATATATCGGCGTGACTTATGGGAACAACCGCTTCGTGGCAGTTGATAACCAGGGAGCTATCGTATATTCGCAATCTATCTCGGATTCATCATGGACCTGGGCAATAGGCAAAAATAAAGGTAGTTCCGCTTCAGAGGGCTTTTCTGATGTCAGCTATGGCAACGGAAAGTTCGTGGCGGTAGGACATGGTGGTAAGGTGTACACTTCTTCCGATTCAGCCAGTAGCTGGCAAGTGCAGACTAGCGGCACGGGCAATAATCTTAACGGTGTTGTCTATGGCAGCAACAAATTTGTGGCAGTGGGCATTCGGGGAGCCCTCTTTAGCTCGGCAGATGGGACGATATGGACGAATCGGCTTCAAGGCTCCAGGCAAGCCATCAGAGAAATTAGTTTCATTAATAACCATTTTGTAGCGGTCGGTCCTTACGGAGAGTTGTTTTCCTCTACAGACGGTACATTCTGGGACAGAAAATTGATCGACTCCTCCGTTGGTTTAACAAATATCGAGTATGGTAATGACACTTACGTAGGGGTGGGGTTTAATGGGGCACTCCTTACTTCGACGGACGGAACAGTCTGGGCAAACAGGGCGTCAACCTGGACAGATGCTATATATGGCTTGAGTTATGGGGCTGGGAAGTTTGTAGCGACAGGTAATGCCGGTAAAGTTTGGACTTCGGCTGACGGAGTAATCTGGGCCTCCATTACGAGTCCTACATCGAATACGCTAAATGATACGATATACGCACATGATCGGTTTGTGGCGGTGGGGGTGGGAGGAACGATTATAACTTCGCCTGACGGGGAGAACTGGACGCTCCAAACGAGCGGTTCCCAGGTGAATCTGAAAAAATTAAGCTACGGAAGTGGAAAGTTTGTGGCAGTTGGTGAGTCCGGGACAATCCTGACTTCTGTCAACGGAATGGATTGGGTCGTGCAAGCAAGCGGGACAGCGAACACGCTTAATGGCGTGGGTTACGGCAATGGAACTTTTATAGCGGCAGGAAAAAGTGGGTTACTCTTAACATCAACGAATGGTACGAATTGGACAACTCAAGCGAGCGACAGGCAGGAAGAGCTTAACAGTGTAGGCTATGGTAACAATACCTTTGTGGTGGTTGGGCAAGATGGCATTATATTAAAGAAAATAGTGGAAGCAAACAGCATGATCAATCCGTTGGAGGAAAACTTCGACAAAAATACTACATCAGCGGGTTATGTCAATGTGAATGTTACGCTGACGTTGAACGGAAACATGTTAACCGGTATTGATAATCAGGCATCCTTATTGACTGCAGGCGAGGACTACACAGTTAGCGGTAATATAGTTACCATCAAAAAGGCGTATCTAGCGACACAAGTAGTAGGGACGACAAGTCTGAATTTCACGTTCAGCGCAGGAACATCCCAGACGCTGGACATTTCAATTCGTGATACGACACCGCAAGTTGCTACTGTCAGCTACGGATCAGGCGCTCATGGCACGATCAGCGGAACGAGTGAACAGGTGACAATTGGTGGGCATCCGGTGGCAGTTCCAACAGTGACGCCTGCAAGCGGCTACCGATTTGCAGGATGGAGCAGTGACGGTGGAGTTACGAAGTTCAGCAGTCAGCAGGTAGCGGCTACTAAGATAACTGCGGATGTTACCTACACGGCGCATTACACGTCGTTTGTCATGGGTGACGCGGATGGGGATGGTGTAGTTACGCCTGCTGATGCGCTGTTGTTGACAATGCATATTAAGGGCAAGATCACGCTGACGCCGGAGCAGTTGCAAGCGCTCGATATGAATGGCGACGGACAATGGGACGAAGCGGATATAAAAGCGATTCTCGCCATTGCCGCAGGAAAGGGCTGA
- a CDS encoding InlB B-repeat-containing protein, which yields MLWKRLISILLTVSMILPFGTFVSAGAPASNSMKVSGGEGYPGDTVDVEVYLIPNLIINEYDISIGFDTSSLELVTGNEITNNLGVSSNGDSFNSDFSSDGTINVQADLVNYSIFDEAKVFTLHFKIKDTAQPGELTLSVPTHNLYEGGTLSSTTVEMGKIQVNAVKHTVAFDAQGGSAVGSITDVSSGTTISEPPAPTKAGYTFAGWFKEEAGTNVWNFATDRVTSDVTLYATWTAVQLAQYTVTFDSKGGSVIDSTANVSSGTTISEPPAPTKAGYTFAGWFKEEAGTNSWNFETDMVTSDVMLYATWKRHAAEIQIGSVSGTPGTTVKVPVSVANSTYGIGAYGIQIDFDTEALEVTKIEGETGNNFDSNFDNVAGWLKAMWADSDAGDTPIASGEKLFTVSFKIKSGATTGSKKLTVETEELSHFSIANSFAVGMEKTLMPGKVTVNDGPVQYTVTYDSQGGSTVPGLTQVNSGTTISAPTEPTKVGFMFAGWYKEVAVTNVWNFATDKVISDVTLYAKWTSSTSNNSNNSGAPSTNSSTTTVEKPAGLQIIVDGVLKDQIATGSLTKENGKTVLRVTVDQAKLVDQLKQAADKSTVVIPVTTNVEKVSVVLTGDAVKSMETKQAVLEVQTPGGIYKLPAGQIAIDKISSTLGIQVKLSDIVVRVEIAKSDEATVLLAEKAAVQGNYAVVAPPVTFNVTASYNGKTVNVEQFSSYVEREIPLPAGLNPSRVTTATVLNPDGSVRHVPTFITTREGKYYAVVNSLTNSDYSLIWHPKTFADVEGHWSKQAVNDMASRMIIKGIDENHYNPNAVITRAEFAAIMVRALGLADNGSQTTFIDVKSSEWYAGAVAKAVEYGLIEGYQNQTFAPAQTISRQEALVIMSRAMKLTSIETEGADVESVLSPFADQTAISSWAKSAVASAVNNGLVEGSEEGLMPTGKLTRAETAAIVQRLLIKAKLINNGDSI from the coding sequence ATGCTTTGGAAGAGATTAATATCGATTTTACTGACGGTTAGTATGATCTTGCCTTTTGGTACGTTTGTCAGCGCTGGTGCACCAGCTTCTAACTCGATGAAGGTGAGTGGTGGTGAAGGCTACCCTGGAGATACCGTTGACGTGGAGGTATACCTGATACCGAATCTTATCATCAACGAATACGATATTTCGATTGGTTTTGACACTTCTTCGTTGGAACTTGTGACTGGAAATGAAATTACGAATAATCTAGGTGTGAGTTCAAATGGAGATAGCTTCAATTCGGATTTCTCCAGTGATGGGACTATCAATGTACAAGCTGATCTGGTGAACTACTCGATTTTTGATGAAGCGAAGGTATTCACTCTTCATTTCAAGATCAAGGATACCGCACAGCCTGGGGAACTGACGCTGAGTGTACCTACGCACAATCTCTATGAAGGGGGGACACTTTCGTCGACAACGGTTGAAATGGGCAAAATTCAGGTTAATGCTGTAAAGCATACTGTGGCGTTTGATGCACAGGGAGGTAGCGCCGTTGGCAGCATTACAGATGTAAGCAGCGGCACAACGATCAGTGAGCCGCCAGCGCCGACAAAGGCCGGTTATACCTTCGCAGGCTGGTTCAAGGAGGAAGCAGGCACGAATGTCTGGAACTTCGCAACAGATAGGGTAACGTCCGATGTGACGCTATACGCAACATGGACGGCTGTTCAGTTGGCACAATATACCGTTACGTTCGATTCAAAGGGAGGCAGCGTTATTGACAGCACTGCCAATGTGAGTAGTGGAACGACGATTAGCGAACCGCCAGCGCCGACGAAGGCCGGTTATACCTTTGCAGGCTGGTTCAAAGAAGAAGCAGGCACAAATTCCTGGAACTTCGAAACGGATATGGTAACGTCCGATGTGATGCTATACGCAACATGGAAGCGTCATGCAGCAGAGATTCAGATCGGCTCGGTGAGCGGAACGCCCGGAACTACGGTAAAAGTACCTGTCTCCGTAGCCAACTCAACATATGGAATCGGAGCCTATGGAATACAAATTGATTTTGATACAGAAGCGTTGGAAGTAACGAAGATTGAAGGGGAAACGGGCAATAACTTCGACTCCAACTTCGATAACGTAGCAGGTTGGTTGAAAGCGATGTGGGCAGACAGCGATGCAGGTGACACACCGATTGCATCGGGAGAAAAACTGTTCACCGTCAGCTTCAAGATCAAAAGTGGAGCAACAACAGGGAGCAAGAAATTAACAGTAGAAACGGAAGAATTGAGCCATTTCTCCATAGCTAACTCGTTCGCGGTTGGAATGGAAAAAACACTGATGCCTGGTAAGGTTACGGTTAATGATGGACCGGTGCAATACACAGTGACGTATGATTCGCAGGGAGGTAGCACAGTTCCTGGGCTTACCCAGGTGAACAGTGGCACCACGATAAGTGCTCCGACAGAACCAACAAAGGTTGGCTTTATGTTTGCGGGATGGTATAAGGAAGTAGCGGTAACGAATGTGTGGAACTTCGCAACGGATAAAGTAATATCTGATGTGACGTTATACGCAAAGTGGACGAGTAGTACTTCCAACAATTCAAATAACTCTGGTGCGCCTTCAACAAACTCAAGCACAACAACAGTTGAGAAACCTGCTGGTCTGCAAATCATCGTCGATGGTGTCTTGAAAGATCAGATTGCGACAGGTTCCCTCACTAAAGAGAACGGTAAGACTGTACTGAGGGTCACAGTCGATCAAGCCAAACTGGTTGATCAGCTGAAGCAAGCAGCAGACAAGTCCACCGTAGTCATTCCCGTGACTACTAATGTGGAAAAGGTATCGGTGGTATTGACTGGCGATGCTGTGAAGAGCATGGAAACCAAGCAAGCCGTTTTGGAGGTTCAAACGCCAGGCGGAATCTACAAACTTCCTGCAGGGCAAATAGCCATCGACAAGATTTCCTCGACACTTGGGATACAGGTCAAACTGTCCGACATTGTCGTTCGTGTAGAGATTGCCAAGAGTGATGAGGCTACGGTCCTTCTTGCAGAGAAGGCAGCTGTTCAAGGAAACTATGCTGTTGTAGCTCCACCAGTCACTTTTAATGTAACGGCTTCCTACAATGGCAAAACGGTAAACGTAGAACAATTCAGCAGTTATGTGGAACGAGAAATTCCACTTCCCGCAGGTCTTAATCCAAGCAGGGTGACAACGGCTACGGTGCTCAATCCAGACGGCAGTGTTCGTCATGTGCCTACGTTCATCACGACTAGAGAAGGGAAATATTATGCGGTCGTGAACAGCCTTACCAATAGCGACTACTCGCTGATTTGGCATCCAAAGACATTCGCGGATGTAGAAGGTCATTGGTCGAAACAGGCTGTAAACGATATGGCTTCACGAATGATCATCAAGGGGATAGATGAGAATCATTACAATCCGAATGCGGTCATTACACGGGCGGAATTCGCAGCGATTATGGTGCGCGCGCTGGGATTGGCCGACAATGGAAGCCAAACCACATTCATAGATGTGAAGTCCAGCGAATGGTATGCAGGAGCTGTTGCGAAGGCTGTGGAATACGGTTTGATCGAAGGCTACCAGAACCAGACATTTGCGCCTGCTCAGACGATTAGTCGTCAGGAAGCATTGGTGATTATGTCCCGGGCAATGAAACTCACATCGATTGAAACGGAAGGGGCAGATGTGGAGTCTGTGCTATCTCCGTTTGCAGATCAGACGGCGATTTCTTCTTGGGCCAAGTCGGCAGTAGCCTCAGCTGTGAATAACGGACTTGTGGAGGGCTCAGAAGAAGGTTTGATGCCGACAGGCAAGCTTACTCGGGCCGAAACTGCGGCGATTGTTCAGAGACTTTTGATCAAGGCCAAGTTGATCAATAACGGCGATTCTATCTAA
- a CDS encoding methyl-accepting chemotaxis protein, with protein sequence MVVFFKKRLVVRIVAIVTLVIVIISAGSMLLQLANMKLAAQEAISSYNIQIAESYVKQLDAEPYVEFAKDPKENDAFLKICNELDDFRVSIGAMYVYFVKIDDTGTPLIMVDGMKDADKASPINEVTDIPGDAVQKLLQGKTASSPIIHNEEYGEYISSYAPILDSNGALTGVIGIDTAVSVIGSIESDIMKSSIPLYALLLFITLAGIAVVLWFIVRGLRPLKPLKASVEQMAQGELAEANRILTAYRLQSEDEIGSTFKAMIHMSGDLNKMIGDMVEGVSVTTDILAESTEQFNRDAEDMLEMNKSVDQSVQQIRQGAHTQKQGASDSANAMEEIAKGITDISESSTAVSDAATTALATAQSGKQSMTQMKKQMESISAVSAEVVAMVQVLNNFSQQIGGALHTVRDFASQTKLLALNASIEAAHAGEHGKGFAVVADEVRKLAEASSTSVQTISDLLLGIQKESQHIGSQMDVTSQEIGQGVTSTAEAELAFTHMVEAFRVVTRRIQEVSAAAEEISAGSEEAAASVNTISQISSGVSDHSDDIYRLTGEQSSMFQKVAQTSTLLRQQTIEMSEAVRKVKV encoded by the coding sequence ATGGTCGTTTTTTTCAAGAAACGTTTGGTTGTTCGCATTGTTGCCATTGTTACATTGGTCATTGTGATTATATCTGCGGGAAGCATGCTGCTTCAGCTGGCGAATATGAAGCTAGCCGCGCAGGAGGCCATATCGAGTTATAATATTCAAATTGCCGAGAGTTATGTGAAACAGCTGGATGCAGAGCCGTATGTGGAATTTGCCAAAGATCCCAAGGAAAATGACGCATTCTTGAAGATTTGTAATGAGCTGGATGATTTTCGTGTGAGCATCGGTGCGATGTATGTGTATTTTGTAAAAATAGATGATACAGGCACACCTCTCATTATGGTGGACGGCATGAAAGATGCAGATAAAGCATCACCGATCAATGAAGTGACGGATATCCCAGGTGATGCAGTCCAAAAGCTCCTGCAAGGGAAAACAGCCAGTTCCCCTATCATTCATAATGAGGAGTATGGTGAATATATTTCCTCATACGCTCCGATTTTGGACAGTAATGGAGCTTTGACAGGTGTGATTGGAATTGATACGGCTGTGTCGGTCATTGGAAGTATTGAGTCAGATATTATGAAATCCAGCATTCCGCTGTATGCCCTGTTATTATTCATTACGCTTGCAGGCATCGCGGTTGTATTGTGGTTCATCGTAAGAGGCCTGCGACCGCTGAAACCGTTGAAGGCAAGCGTCGAACAAATGGCGCAAGGTGAGCTGGCGGAAGCTAACCGAATCCTGACAGCCTATCGGCTGCAGAGTGAGGATGAGATTGGCAGCACATTCAAGGCGATGATTCATATGTCTGGGGACTTAAATAAAATGATCGGCGACATGGTCGAGGGTGTTTCGGTAACCACTGATATTCTCGCGGAATCAACGGAGCAATTCAATCGTGATGCAGAAGACATGCTTGAGATGAATAAGAGCGTTGACCAGTCCGTGCAGCAGATCAGACAGGGAGCACATACCCAGAAGCAAGGTGCTAGCGACAGCGCTAATGCGATGGAAGAGATCGCAAAAGGCATTACCGATATTTCAGAGTCCTCTACAGCCGTGTCCGACGCTGCAACAACTGCACTTGCTACGGCACAATCAGGTAAGCAGAGCATGACGCAAATGAAGAAACAGATGGAGAGCATTTCGGCTGTATCTGCTGAAGTTGTAGCCATGGTCCAAGTGCTTAACAACTTCTCGCAGCAAATCGGTGGTGCGCTTCATACGGTGCGGGATTTTGCGAGTCAGACCAAGCTGCTGGCGCTGAATGCTTCAATTGAAGCCGCTCATGCAGGGGAGCATGGGAAGGGATTTGCCGTTGTAGCGGATGAAGTACGAAAATTGGCGGAGGCTTCAAGCACATCTGTGCAGACGATATCCGATTTGTTGCTCGGTATTCAGAAGGAGTCCCAGCATATCGGATCACAGATGGATGTTACCTCGCAAGAGATCGGCCAGGGGGTGACGAGCACAGCAGAAGCAGAGCTTGCCTTCACGCATATGGTTGAGGCGTTTCGTGTGGTGACACGCCGTATCCAGGAGGTTTCCGCAGCAGCGGAAGAGATATCGGCGGGTTCCGAGGAAGCGGCAGCATCGGTCAACACCATCTCGCAAATTTCATCCGGCGTTTCAGATCATTCAGATGACATTTATCGCTTAACAGGGGAGCAGTCGAGCATGTTCCAGAAGGTGGCACAAACGTCCACGCTGCTGAGGCAGCAAACGATTGAGATGAGCGAAGCTGTAAGAAAAGTAAAGGTATGA
- a CDS encoding GNAT family N-acetyltransferase: protein MTTAVKIHPATEADHEEIVHILIESYSEYRDTFQTQEQWEHYLKDIRESPSNPYIKQLWIAKIDNQIVGTVQLFETAHKAYPNFELPIDYPFIRLLGVDPKWRGHGIARELLQQCVESAKDMGKNTVYLYTGGQMVNAIRLYERFGFVEDPEFSSESGGGKAICYRYDS, encoded by the coding sequence ATGACAACGGCAGTAAAGATTCATCCCGCTACAGAAGCTGACCATGAAGAAATTGTACATATTCTCATTGAAAGTTACTCCGAGTACCGGGACACGTTCCAAACACAGGAACAATGGGAACATTATTTGAAGGACATTCGGGAATCGCCGAGCAATCCTTATATCAAGCAATTATGGATTGCCAAAATTGATAATCAGATTGTCGGAACGGTGCAATTGTTTGAGACAGCGCATAAGGCTTACCCGAACTTCGAGTTGCCTATTGATTATCCGTTTATTCGACTGTTGGGTGTTGATCCCAAATGGAGAGGTCACGGCATTGCCAGAGAACTGCTTCAACAATGTGTTGAATCTGCCAAAGACATGGGCAAAAATACGGTGTATTTATATACGGGCGGCCAGATGGTCAACGCGATCCGATTATACGAACGTTTCGGTTTTGTAGAAGACCCGGAATTCAGTTCCGAGAGTGGTGGAGGCAAAGCAATTTGCTACCGTTATGATTCATAA
- a CDS encoding helix-turn-helix transcriptional regulator has translation MQKPLEHYLCGKFITEGNWSHMKRSMPVHEVILMLEGEMYIAEEDEQFVIRANDLLFLRAGRTHYGYQVSDAPVSFYWVHYDSIEKEFDQYPTHATIQVPSTANQLFKQLLHSSSFSPEEADAALLLLLKELERNTQAGYRPHNAIVDHICKWVDIHLHTDITVGKIAETFNFNKDYISKMVKREKGIGLKTYILTERIRRAKQMLLNTNASVKEIAGQCGFSDYKLFLRMFKQYEGNTPTEYRNNLYSTQLNRL, from the coding sequence ATGCAAAAGCCATTGGAACATTACCTGTGCGGCAAGTTCATAACCGAAGGTAATTGGAGCCACATGAAGCGCAGCATGCCTGTTCACGAGGTCATTTTGATGTTGGAAGGCGAGATGTACATTGCGGAGGAGGACGAGCAGTTCGTGATTCGTGCAAATGATCTGCTGTTTCTGAGAGCTGGACGCACCCATTACGGCTATCAGGTTAGCGATGCTCCCGTCAGCTTCTACTGGGTTCATTATGATTCGATTGAGAAAGAGTTCGACCAGTATCCCACCCATGCGACTATTCAGGTTCCGTCCACCGCCAATCAGCTGTTCAAGCAATTGCTGCATAGTTCATCGTTCTCACCGGAAGAAGCAGACGCGGCATTGCTGCTGCTGCTCAAAGAACTGGAACGCAATACACAGGCGGGTTATCGACCGCACAATGCGATCGTTGACCACATCTGCAAGTGGGTGGATATTCATCTGCATACCGACATTACGGTTGGTAAGATTGCCGAGACTTTTAATTTTAACAAGGACTATATCTCCAAAATGGTAAAACGTGAGAAAGGCATTGGGCTCAAAACCTATATCCTCACGGAACGGATTCGCCGGGCCAAGCAGATGCTGCTCAATACCAATGCCAGTGTGAAAGAAATTGCGGGGCAATGCGGTTTTTCGGATTACAAACTTTTCCTGCGCATGTTCAAACAATACGAAGGCAATACACCCACCGAATATCGCAATAATTTGTATTCCACACAGCTCAATCGCCTATAA